One genomic window of Methanosarcina acetivorans C2A includes the following:
- a CDS encoding type IV pilin, which produces MYFLKSSPEGLSPIVGSLLLLLMVFVLAGAIASSINLSGSRTNFQYPMARITLESCEGGLYGVGPDSERARLEENQIVLMHEGGDPLPLDSVSIKISGHGNSYQGVPGNGGSPLSGELSVFYRDLSSGGKNSTCYVVHNSVTLEDGLWGVGERLVLCGQDSAVGAVESSVKVGVDGNYNTSDNYGFKAGTEITLNVVDGKGRNVIAKRKTIVKLAD; this is translated from the coding sequence TTGTATTTCCTAAAATCTTCACCCGAGGGTCTCTCTCCTATTGTCGGTTCCCTTCTCCTTCTACTAATGGTTTTTGTGCTTGCGGGCGCAATTGCAAGCAGCATTAATCTCTCCGGCTCCAGGACAAATTTTCAGTATCCTATGGCGAGAATAACTCTTGAATCCTGTGAAGGGGGGCTCTACGGGGTCGGTCCAGACTCGGAGAGAGCCCGGCTTGAAGAAAATCAGATTGTCCTCATGCATGAGGGGGGAGATCCCCTCCCATTGGACTCTGTCTCTATAAAGATTTCCGGACATGGAAACTCCTATCAGGGTGTCCCCGGAAATGGGGGTAGTCCTCTCAGCGGGGAACTCTCCGTCTTCTACAGGGATCTAAGTTCCGGAGGGAAAAATTCCACCTGCTACGTTGTTCACAACAGCGTTACTCTTGAAGACGGCTTGTGGGGTGTCGGAGAAAGACTTGTGCTCTGTGGGCAGGACAGTGCAGTAGGAGCTGTAGAATCCAGCGTAAAAGTGGGCGTGGATGGGAACTATAACACCTCTGACAACTACGGTTTTAAAGCAGGTACTGAAATAACTCTAAATGTTGTTGACGGTAAAGGCAGAAATGTGATCGCCAAAAGAAAAACTATTGTCAAACTTGCCGATTGA
- a CDS encoding 4Fe-4S binding protein, translating into MQNDMRLSVFSEKKDKQLVYKPEICIGCGTCVQACPKGTLAVGAVGVIARGLLDADFLEMTKKEECLVCGICARVCPTGALELRQEGKPLNDTSYISKAVKPTSVNENCVHCGLCEDICPQGCIEVTREISGDGSLKLVGKTNIDTECCVHCGWCAAVCPVNAISVEKPFAGAWTRDENVCQTCHTCIDVCPANAIFNKKAKSGERVEKITHRPDACIYCGACAVSCPVDAIDVRKTAILPEMEKKGPLEKKLLDAPVPEALLRTRLETDEAACLGCGNCVIVCPVNALDNRELASGYLNDMDEKALLEVRNGKVSVVNQEVCGGDGTCALICPVNAIWLVKKEVE; encoded by the coding sequence ATGCAAAATGATATGCGATTGTCTGTCTTTTCCGAAAAAAAGGACAAACAGCTGGTCTATAAGCCTGAAATATGCATTGGCTGCGGGACCTGCGTACAGGCATGCCCTAAAGGCACCCTGGCTGTGGGGGCCGTGGGAGTTATAGCAAGAGGGCTCCTGGATGCTGATTTCCTGGAAATGACGAAAAAAGAAGAATGCCTTGTCTGCGGAATCTGCGCAAGGGTTTGCCCCACAGGAGCCCTTGAACTGAGGCAGGAAGGAAAGCCCCTCAATGACACATCCTATATCTCAAAGGCCGTGAAGCCGACTTCAGTAAACGAAAATTGTGTCCACTGCGGGCTCTGTGAAGATATCTGCCCTCAGGGCTGTATTGAGGTAACCCGGGAGATTTCAGGGGATGGAAGCCTGAAACTGGTCGGAAAGACCAATATTGATACAGAGTGCTGTGTCCACTGTGGCTGGTGTGCTGCGGTCTGTCCCGTAAACGCTATTTCCGTGGAAAAACCCTTTGCAGGGGCCTGGACCCGGGATGAAAATGTCTGCCAGACATGCCACACCTGTATTGACGTCTGTCCTGCAAATGCCATATTCAATAAAAAGGCTAAATCCGGAGAAAGAGTCGAAAAGATCACTCATCGGCCCGATGCCTGTATTTACTGCGGAGCCTGTGCGGTTTCCTGTCCTGTAGATGCTATTGATGTCCGAAAAACTGCAATTCTGCCGGAGATGGAGAAAAAAGGTCCTCTCGAGAAAAAGCTTCTTGACGCCCCGGTCCCCGAAGCCCTACTCCGCACCCGCCTGGAAACGGATGAAGCTGCATGTCTTGGCTGTGGGAACTGTGTGATCGTCTGTCCTGTAAACGCTCTCGATAACCGTGAACTTGCTTCAGGGTACCTCAACGACATGGATGAAAAAGCTCTCCTTGAGGTCAGGAACGGGAAAGTTTCGGTTGTAAACCAGGAAGTGTGCGGAGGAGACGGGACCTGCGCCCTTATCTGCCCTGTAAATGCTATCTGGCTTGTGAAAAAAGAGGTGGAATAA
- a CDS encoding ABC transporter permease, producing MNNAFADRLRKKSFLLPEAYGSELAKRVFQRKDMLFALAALLLFAGLALFAPLISPYDPNAIDLKNKNLNPSGEHLLGTDYLGRDLLSRILIGAQTSLSIASGVVLISLLLGTALGCAAGYYGGIVDESVSRVIDIFLSFPGVIFALTIMGVLGSGVFNLMLALSIVHWAKYARMMRGQVLSIKKQEFVLSAITSGAGDFHIIRKHIVPNAIAPLLVLATIDFGHVILSIATLSFLGVGLPADVPEWGAMLSAGKEFMRTAPYQTIFPGLAITFIVVIFSILGDGMRDILDPNHDGGEIY from the coding sequence ATGAATAACGCATTTGCTGACAGGTTAAGAAAAAAAAGTTTTCTGCTGCCGGAAGCTTACGGAAGCGAACTTGCAAAAAGAGTCTTTCAAAGAAAAGATATGCTTTTTGCCCTGGCAGCCCTTTTGCTTTTTGCCGGGCTTGCCCTTTTTGCTCCCCTGATATCTCCTTACGACCCCAATGCCATTGACCTGAAAAACAAAAACCTGAACCCTTCAGGAGAGCACCTTCTGGGTACCGATTACCTTGGAAGGGACCTGCTCAGCAGAATCCTGATAGGGGCACAGACCTCCCTTTCCATTGCTTCGGGAGTGGTACTGATTTCCCTCTTGCTTGGAACTGCTCTTGGCTGTGCAGCAGGTTATTACGGAGGAATTGTGGACGAAAGCGTTTCAAGGGTTATAGACATCTTCCTTTCTTTTCCAGGAGTAATTTTTGCCCTCACCATTATGGGAGTGCTCGGGAGCGGGGTTTTCAACCTGATGCTTGCCCTCTCGATTGTCCACTGGGCAAAGTATGCAAGAATGATGCGAGGACAGGTCCTTTCCATCAAAAAACAGGAGTTTGTCCTTTCCGCCATAACAAGCGGAGCAGGAGACTTCCATATAATCCGCAAGCATATCGTGCCCAATGCCATTGCCCCGCTCCTGGTACTTGCAACAATCGACTTCGGGCACGTAATCCTCTCAATTGCCACCCTGAGTTTTCTCGGAGTGGGGTTGCCTGCAGATGTTCCGGAATGGGGGGCAATGCTTTCCGCAGGAAAAGAGTTCATGAGAACGGCTCCTTACCAGACTATCTTTCCGGGGCTTGCCATAACCTTCATCGTGGTCATCTTCAGCATCCTGGGCGACGGCATGAGGGATATCCTTGACCCGAACCATGACGGAGGGGAAATCTATTGA
- a CDS encoding ABC transporter ATP-binding protein, with protein MSLLEIRDLSIEFPAGEDSVKAVSKVSFEVREGETFGIIGESGSGKSVIGLALLRLLPANAKVSGTVFFQGQDLFSLKPSELRKIRGKRISLMPQNPAGALNPVLKNGVQVGEVFEGSRAEKKEGMKKALKLMKQLFLRDPDRLCNLYPHQLSGGMRQRLLACMSLSFEPELLIADEPTKGLDPEAKEGAVELFTKIKKEYGKTMLLITHDLDLALEVCDRIAVMYAGEIVELDEASKVLGIPLHPYTKGLVRAQPRNGLVPLSGQTPSRIKLPEGCFFHERCRYSRAECSRKHPEIRNHKGGWIRCHFRSLQ; from the coding sequence TTGAGTCTGCTGGAAATAAGAGACCTCTCAATAGAGTTTCCTGCAGGAGAAGACAGCGTAAAAGCCGTATCTAAGGTCTCTTTTGAGGTCAGGGAAGGAGAGACCTTCGGGATTATAGGAGAAAGCGGGTCCGGAAAATCCGTGATAGGGCTTGCCCTGCTAAGGCTTCTTCCGGCAAATGCAAAGGTTTCAGGAACCGTCTTTTTTCAGGGCCAGGACCTTTTTTCCCTTAAACCTTCCGAACTCCGGAAAATCCGGGGTAAACGCATCTCGCTCATGCCCCAGAACCCGGCTGGAGCCCTCAACCCTGTCCTGAAAAACGGGGTTCAGGTGGGGGAGGTTTTCGAGGGAAGTAGGGCTGAAAAAAAGGAAGGAATGAAAAAAGCCCTGAAACTCATGAAACAGCTCTTTTTGAGAGACCCCGATAGACTCTGTAACCTTTATCCCCACCAGCTTTCCGGGGGCATGAGGCAGCGGCTGCTTGCCTGTATGTCCCTTTCCTTTGAGCCCGAACTTTTGATTGCGGACGAACCCACAAAAGGGCTGGACCCTGAGGCAAAGGAAGGAGCGGTGGAGCTTTTCACGAAAATAAAAAAAGAGTATGGGAAGACAATGCTCCTGATCACCCATGACCTCGACCTGGCTCTTGAGGTCTGCGACCGCATAGCCGTAATGTATGCAGGAGAGATTGTGGAGCTGGACGAAGCTTCAAAAGTCCTCGGCATACCCCTTCACCCTTATACAAAAGGGCTTGTCAGGGCTCAGCCCAGAAACGGGCTTGTCCCTCTGAGCGGACAGACCCCAAGCAGGATAAAGCTTCCTGAGGGCTGTTTTTTCCATGAAAGGTGCAGATATTCACGGGCTGAGTGTTCCAGGAAACATCCTGAAATTAGAAACCACAAAGGAGGCTGGATCAGGTGCCACTTCCGGTCCTTGCAGTAA
- a CDS encoding ribonuclease P protein component 4 encodes MPKLARKQQKNLIQNIAVQRMQRLFELAKAEFPENPERSRRYVQLIRNISMRNRISIPRDIKSRICKHCYAFLVPGSNARYRLKNGYLVISCEQCGKEMRYPYKKLK; translated from the coding sequence ATGCCTAAATTAGCCAGAAAACAGCAGAAAAACCTTATCCAGAATATAGCAGTCCAGCGTATGCAGAGGCTTTTTGAGCTTGCAAAAGCCGAGTTTCCAGAAAACCCTGAGCGCAGCAGGCGTTACGTGCAGCTCATACGAAATATCTCTATGCGAAACAGGATAAGCATCCCGAGGGATATCAAAAGCAGAATCTGCAAGCACTGTTATGCTTTCCTGGTGCCCGGTAGCAATGCCCGTTACAGGTTGAAGAATGGGTATCTTGTCATATCCTGCGAACAATGCGGAAAAGAAATGAGATATCCTTATAAAAAATTAAAGTAA
- a CDS encoding ABC transporter permease: MKYFLKRAAFMALTLFAACALTFFLMNVIPGGTAELIIKHTFVGLEESVTEEQINQISSRYNLDDPLYLQFLRWVKEAVLRGDIGTSYVFKKPVLYLLALRLPATIQLAGASMVLSVLVGVSLGIYSALRENRISDHVLRIATLFGVSMPGFWVALILILIFSLKLKLVPVSGYGSLENLLLPAAALSLHSVAAVMRVTRTSMLETLGQEYIRFAKAKGLPVWKIISRHALKNAMLPVITVIGFQMGSLLGGAVVIEKIFAWPGIGSLLVDSISARDLPMVQGCVLAIVMMFLLVHFFVDMLYTHLDPRIRYG, from the coding sequence ATGAAATATTTCTTGAAAAGGGCAGCTTTCATGGCACTTACGCTTTTTGCAGCCTGTGCCCTGACCTTTTTTCTTATGAACGTAATTCCCGGGGGTACAGCCGAGCTAATTATCAAACATACTTTCGTGGGGCTGGAGGAAAGCGTAACCGAAGAACAGATTAACCAGATCTCAAGCCGGTACAACCTCGATGACCCTCTTTACCTGCAATTCCTCAGGTGGGTAAAAGAAGCAGTATTGAGAGGAGACATCGGGACTTCCTATGTCTTTAAGAAACCGGTCCTTTACCTCCTGGCCTTGCGGCTGCCTGCAACGATCCAGCTTGCAGGGGCAAGTATGGTCCTTTCAGTACTTGTTGGAGTAAGTCTGGGAATTTATTCCGCCCTCCGGGAAAACAGGATTTCGGACCACGTCCTCAGGATTGCAACGCTTTTTGGGGTTTCAATGCCCGGATTCTGGGTGGCTCTGATTCTTATCCTGATATTTTCCCTGAAGCTGAAACTTGTCCCCGTGTCAGGGTACGGGAGCCTGGAAAACCTGCTTTTGCCCGCAGCAGCCCTGTCCCTCCATTCCGTTGCTGCGGTTATGAGGGTCACCAGGACAAGCATGCTTGAAACCCTGGGACAGGAATACATCAGGTTTGCAAAAGCCAAAGGGCTCCCCGTATGGAAGATCATAAGCCGGCACGCCCTTAAAAATGCCATGCTCCCTGTTATCACGGTTATCGGGTTTCAGATGGGAAGCCTGCTTGGAGGAGCGGTTGTGATTGAGAAGATCTTTGCCTGGCCCGGGATAGGAAGCCTGCTTGTGGACTCGATCTCAGCCAGGGACCTGCCCATGGTCCAGGGCTGCGTGCTTGCCATTGTTATGATGTTCCTCCTCGTGCATTTCTTTGTGGATATGCTCTATACGCATCTGGACCCACGGATAAGGTACGGCTGA
- a CDS encoding class I SAM-dependent methyltransferase: MTIQENQIKQNIARIWDVSSETYDSHEGHGIQSEMEREAWKRIFKSLLPPGRLKVLDVGCGTCEIGLLFAEMGHQVTGLDLSEKMLAKAREKASRKGFDSVFEKGDAEAPPFEEDTFDVVVNRHLLWTLPHPDTAVMNWRNALKKGGVLIVVDGVWNDGSFETKARRFVSDFCTLLAERRNPRKGHYSREIDSELPNRHGVPPEKMLEYFRAAGFKNVKDLDLKDIMELQKKKMPYRKRIAYNYKYHLICGEK; encoded by the coding sequence ATGACCATTCAGGAAAACCAGATCAAACAAAATATTGCTCGTATCTGGGATGTCTCATCCGAGACCTATGACAGCCATGAAGGACACGGGATTCAGAGTGAAATGGAAAGGGAAGCCTGGAAACGTATTTTTAAAAGCCTGCTCCCCCCGGGAAGGTTAAAAGTCCTGGATGTGGGCTGCGGGACCTGTGAAATCGGGCTCCTGTTTGCGGAGATGGGACACCAGGTTACAGGCCTTGACCTTTCGGAAAAAATGCTTGCAAAAGCCAGGGAAAAAGCATCCAGAAAAGGGTTTGACAGCGTATTCGAAAAAGGAGATGCAGAAGCCCCTCCATTTGAAGAGGATACCTTTGATGTTGTTGTCAACCGCCACCTGCTCTGGACCCTTCCGCACCCTGATACCGCAGTCATGAACTGGAGAAATGCGCTGAAGAAAGGAGGGGTGCTTATTGTTGTTGACGGGGTTTGGAATGACGGTTCCTTTGAAACGAAGGCCAGGAGGTTTGTCAGCGACTTCTGCACTTTGCTTGCCGAAAGAAGGAACCCCAGAAAAGGGCACTATTCCAGAGAGATAGACAGCGAACTTCCTAACCGGCATGGGGTCCCTCCTGAAAAAATGCTTGAATATTTCAGGGCTGCAGGATTCAAAAATGTAAAGGACCTGGATCTGAAAGATATCATGGAACTTCAGAAAAAGAAGATGCCGTACCGAAAACGGATAGCCTATAACTACAAATATCATCTGATTTGCGGGGAAAAATAA
- a CDS encoding DUF5803 family protein translates to MRTKSIFMLLALLVVFMSGCIDQKKEIVLDEPGNISNYEFEVFLDDWDNNIPANTTTYYILEDKTEVQVVHIVINSSKLEIYPPDTLGGGSGEEPIRNFVLLVEPANETVASPKTFMWLANSSNVSDLNYTLTQEIARNMKVINLEFEEPVTGFIAYTLDIPATQSFAFMKPDSEFIRVVLPVGFATGNRIFGIARPEPYDVSVDEEGRQTLLWISSKMGEREEAIQVKYYTESAPMYFFAAIVALLFGVGLVISRYSQSKKELESVREVFELEKEYEAKERRKKK, encoded by the coding sequence ATGAGAACAAAAAGTATATTTATGCTCCTTGCCCTCCTGGTGGTCTTCATGTCGGGCTGTATTGATCAAAAAAAAGAGATCGTTCTGGACGAGCCCGGCAATATCTCGAATTATGAATTTGAGGTTTTCCTGGATGATTGGGACAATAATATTCCGGCAAATACCACCACATATTACATTCTGGAAGACAAAACCGAAGTACAGGTCGTCCACATTGTCATAAATAGCAGTAAGCTTGAGATTTACCCGCCTGATACCCTTGGGGGAGGGTCCGGTGAAGAGCCGATTCGAAATTTCGTACTTCTGGTAGAGCCTGCAAACGAAACCGTAGCAAGTCCAAAAACTTTTATGTGGCTTGCAAACAGCAGCAACGTTTCGGACCTCAATTATACTCTCACACAGGAAATTGCCCGGAACATGAAGGTGATAAACCTTGAATTTGAGGAACCTGTTACGGGCTTTATTGCATATACCCTTGATATCCCGGCAACTCAAAGTTTTGCCTTTATGAAACCTGACTCCGAGTTCATCCGGGTAGTCCTTCCGGTAGGGTTTGCTACAGGGAACAGAATATTCGGGATAGCAAGGCCAGAGCCTTATGATGTAAGCGTCGATGAGGAAGGAAGGCAGACTCTTCTGTGGATCTCCTCCAAGATGGGAGAAAGGGAAGAGGCTATTCAGGTTAAATATTATACCGAATCCGCTCCAATGTATTTCTTCGCCGCAATCGTAGCTCTGCTCTTTGGGGTTGGACTGGTGATTTCACGTTATTCGCAAAGCAAAAAAGAACTGGAAAGTGTTCGAGAGGTCTTTGAACTCGAAAAGGAATATGAAGCTAAAGAACGTAGGAAAAAGAAATAA
- a CDS encoding ABC transporter substrate-binding protein: MKNKNSPLLILLIILLTCAFLVTSGCSSTEESKAQEEVSGMELVYGSEATSQADGDSESNTLILGEMWEIDSINTIDGDGGTLICEKAAVTETLVGANEDFSLKPRLASSWEQLDENTWEFRLRENVTFHDGSPMTANEVKFTLEKVIEVNPKVDSMLKIDSMEVVDNHTLKIKTTEINPILPGILHYPDTAVISPSSFDEAGEFVKPIGTGPYKFESFDEQTRVLTVVKNENWWGGEVGLDKMILKGIPDPNTRAMAIENGEVDFTVDVPYSETDRIDAIEGINVEKYKTPRVYKIDVNLKHEPLEDVRVRQAMSYAIDRAEIVEHVLYNVGEAATGPFLPTMVWANQSLSPYTRDLEKADELLTAAGWVDTDGDGIRDKDGEPLKLNMMTYSARPGLPPMAEAMAAQLKEAGIDVETEVMEMGSISDRKEKGNWDLYLAAYNIAMVPDPEYILTNWYMTGGPDNGPGYSNPEVDALIMEARKITDLEERYKKFNEVEAIVYDEQPMIIVAYYGCAIVKKDYVKGYVFDPTAHDYRINADMYLEK, encoded by the coding sequence ATGAAGAACAAAAATTCCCCCCTGCTTATATTGTTAATTATCCTGCTGACCTGCGCCTTCCTGGTGACTTCCGGGTGCAGCAGCACAGAAGAAAGTAAAGCACAGGAAGAGGTCTCCGGGATGGAACTTGTCTACGGATCGGAGGCCACCTCTCAGGCAGATGGTGACTCCGAATCGAATACCCTTATACTTGGAGAGATGTGGGAAATAGACTCGATTAATACTATTGACGGAGACGGCGGAACGCTGATCTGCGAGAAAGCTGCAGTGACCGAGACTCTCGTTGGCGCAAACGAAGATTTTTCCCTGAAGCCCAGGCTTGCAAGTTCCTGGGAGCAGCTCGATGAAAATACCTGGGAGTTCAGGCTAAGAGAGAATGTTACTTTCCATGACGGAAGCCCGATGACTGCAAATGAAGTCAAATTCACCCTGGAAAAAGTCATTGAAGTAAACCCGAAGGTTGATTCCATGCTCAAGATAGACTCCATGGAAGTCGTTGACAACCATACCCTCAAAATCAAAACCACGGAAATCAACCCTATCCTTCCCGGAATTCTCCATTACCCCGATACCGCCGTAATAAGTCCCTCTTCTTTTGACGAAGCCGGAGAGTTCGTAAAACCCATAGGGACAGGCCCGTATAAGTTCGAATCCTTTGACGAACAGACCAGAGTCCTCACTGTAGTCAAGAACGAAAACTGGTGGGGAGGAGAAGTCGGGCTTGATAAGATGATCCTTAAAGGAATCCCTGACCCGAACACAAGGGCGATGGCAATCGAAAACGGAGAAGTTGACTTTACCGTAGATGTACCCTACAGTGAAACGGACCGGATTGACGCTATAGAAGGCATTAATGTTGAAAAGTACAAGACTCCCAGGGTTTACAAAATCGATGTCAACCTGAAACACGAACCTCTTGAAGATGTCAGAGTCCGGCAGGCGATGTCCTATGCAATTGACAGGGCCGAAATCGTGGAACACGTGCTCTACAATGTAGGGGAAGCTGCTACAGGCCCCTTCCTCCCCACAATGGTCTGGGCAAATCAGAGCCTGAGCCCTTACACCAGGGACCTTGAAAAAGCCGATGAACTCCTGACAGCCGCAGGCTGGGTGGACACCGACGGGGACGGGATAAGGGACAAAGACGGAGAGCCCCTCAAGCTCAACATGATGACCTATTCCGCAAGGCCGGGCCTTCCTCCAATGGCTGAAGCTATGGCTGCCCAGTTGAAGGAAGCAGGCATAGATGTGGAGACAGAAGTAATGGAAATGGGGTCAATCAGTGACAGGAAAGAAAAAGGCAACTGGGATCTTTACCTTGCCGCCTACAACATTGCAATGGTTCCGGACCCCGAATATATTCTGACAAACTGGTACATGACAGGCGGGCCTGACAACGGACCCGGCTACTCCAATCCGGAAGTAGATGCCCTGATTATGGAAGCCAGGAAGATAACGGACCTTGAAGAACGCTACAAGAAGTTCAATGAAGTAGAGGCTATTGTGTACGACGAACAGCCCATGATCATTGTGGCTTACTACGGCTGCGCAATAGTCAAGAAGGACTATGTAAAAGGATACGTCTTCGATCCGACAGCTCATGACTACCGTATAAACGCCGATATGTATCTCGAAAAGTAA
- a CDS encoding signal recognition particle protein Srp19 translates to MKDKGKLVIWPAYIDQTRSRSNGRIISRKNAVKEPHLNEIKDAAKNLGLNPEVEPEKAYPKSWWEVSGRVLVDDRGPKSVIAKQISLEIRKKRGKGVPAKT, encoded by the coding sequence ATGAAAGATAAGGGAAAACTTGTAATCTGGCCTGCATATATCGACCAGACCAGATCCAGAAGCAATGGGAGGATAATCTCTCGAAAAAATGCTGTAAAGGAGCCGCACCTGAATGAGATTAAAGATGCTGCAAAGAATCTGGGCCTGAACCCCGAAGTGGAGCCTGAAAAAGCCTATCCCAAATCCTGGTGGGAGGTCAGCGGGAGAGTGCTAGTAGACGACAGGGGCCCAAAATCCGTCATTGCAAAGCAGATCTCACTGGAGATAAGAAAAAAAAGAGGGAAGGGAGTACCTGCAAAAACATGA
- a CDS encoding FmdE family protein: protein MEAILKQVKDPELLSQIEKVVPFHGFLTSGALIGIQMLNIAKRELDVREGERIYVTCETKSCMPDPFQILAGATIGNNGLKINNLGKMAVTVNKQAPEGVHGIKGIRIILDPEKTKDYPKLHAWYLNTEKLHHEEVVPILLAAGEKVYSWKPVDLEVPVRKKKRILRCNKCGEMFIQHDNELLCGGCTE from the coding sequence ATGGAAGCAATTCTAAAGCAGGTAAAGGATCCTGAGTTGCTTTCGCAGATTGAAAAGGTCGTCCCCTTTCACGGCTTCCTGACCTCAGGGGCATTAATCGGCATCCAGATGCTCAATATTGCAAAAAGGGAGCTCGATGTCCGGGAAGGGGAACGTATATACGTGACCTGCGAAACGAAAAGCTGCATGCCTGATCCTTTCCAGATCCTTGCCGGAGCTACCATCGGAAACAACGGGTTAAAGATCAATAACCTGGGGAAGATGGCGGTTACGGTAAACAAACAGGCGCCTGAAGGAGTTCACGGCATAAAAGGTATCCGGATCATCCTTGATCCTGAGAAGACAAAGGACTATCCCAAACTCCACGCCTGGTACCTGAACACTGAAAAGCTTCACCATGAAGAGGTCGTGCCCATCCTTCTGGCTGCAGGAGAAAAGGTGTATTCCTGGAAACCTGTGGACCTGGAAGTTCCGGTCCGGAAGAAAAAGAGGATACTACGCTGTAACAAGTGCGGTGAAATGTTCATTCAACATGATAATGAGCTTCTGTGCGGCGGATGCACAGAATAA
- a CDS encoding ABC transporter ATP-binding protein: MPLPVLAVNELAMRFGTSEVFRNVSFSVARGETLGLFGKSGSGKTTIGRCIVGLEKPTGGEILVQGADILSMGKKEFRKLRPKIQMIFQHPETSLDPRMKAFENLIEPLKLHSGLKPDALLKRGEELAELTGLRPEHLARYPGHLSGGEIQRIVLARIMALSPDFIVADEPTSMLDVSVQAQILRLMQKLQRETGVSYLLISHDLEVLRKVCHRIAYLENGTITTIENINRGIKT, encoded by the coding sequence GTGCCACTTCCGGTCCTTGCAGTAAACGAACTGGCAATGAGGTTCGGGACTTCAGAGGTGTTCAGAAACGTCAGTTTCTCGGTAGCCCGCGGAGAAACCCTGGGACTTTTTGGGAAAAGCGGATCCGGAAAAACCACTATTGGTAGGTGTATTGTAGGGCTTGAAAAACCTACAGGGGGAGAAATTCTGGTTCAGGGAGCGGATATCCTGAGCATGGGCAAAAAAGAGTTTCGGAAACTTCGCCCTAAGATCCAGATGATCTTCCAGCACCCTGAAACTTCCCTTGACCCCCGAATGAAAGCCTTTGAAAACCTTATCGAACCCCTGAAACTTCATTCCGGGCTCAAGCCGGATGCCCTTCTGAAACGAGGAGAAGAGCTGGCAGAACTCACCGGCCTCCGCCCGGAACACCTTGCCCGCTATCCGGGCCACCTCAGCGGGGGAGAGATCCAGAGGATAGTACTTGCCAGGATCATGGCTTTATCTCCTGATTTTATAGTCGCTGACGAGCCCACTTCCATGCTTGACGTCTCAGTCCAGGCCCAGATCCTGCGCCTTATGCAGAAGCTCCAGAGAGAAACAGGGGTCTCCTACCTGCTCATCTCCCATGACCTTGAAGTATTAAGGAAAGTCTGCCACAGAATTGCCTATCTTGAAAACGGGACTATTACCACAATTGAAAACATAAACAGAGGCATTAAAACATGA
- a CDS encoding class I SAM-dependent methyltransferase produces MSSSEIQIKEMVANRWDLASETFDTHAGHGIQSQKERDEWKHAFRGIFPGKGLRILDVGCGTGELSLLFAEMGHRVTGIDISRKMLKTAKTKAEACRANVTFGEGDAENPPFEPSSFDIVFSRHLLWTLPNPKKAVENWGRVLRKNGKVVIVDGVWDRGTLGDRARKNAGALLTLILERKDPRKGHAGYSEELKARLPHAGGAPLEKVKEYLVASGFEEVRTFDLKEVRQAQKENMPLGERVVRNYQYYLICGRK; encoded by the coding sequence ATGTCTTCATCAGAAATCCAGATCAAAGAAATGGTAGCCAATAGGTGGGACCTTGCTTCCGAGACTTTTGATACCCATGCAGGACACGGAATTCAGAGTCAAAAAGAAAGAGATGAATGGAAACATGCTTTTCGAGGGATTTTTCCGGGAAAAGGCTTGAGAATTCTTGATGTCGGCTGCGGAACAGGAGAATTAAGCCTGCTCTTTGCTGAGATGGGGCACAGAGTCACGGGAATTGACATTTCCAGAAAAATGCTAAAAACCGCGAAAACAAAGGCTGAAGCCTGTAGGGCTAATGTAACCTTTGGAGAGGGAGATGCAGAAAACCCTCCTTTTGAACCTTCTTCTTTTGACATTGTATTCAGCCGCCACCTGCTCTGGACCCTTCCTAACCCAAAAAAGGCTGTGGAGAACTGGGGACGGGTGCTCCGAAAAAATGGGAAGGTTGTGATCGTTGACGGAGTATGGGACAGAGGAACCCTGGGAGACAGGGCTCGCAAAAACGCAGGCGCCCTTTTGACCCTGATTCTTGAAAGAAAAGACCCACGAAAGGGACACGCCGGATATTCCGAAGAACTCAAAGCCCGGCTCCCGCACGCCGGAGGAGCTCCGCTTGAAAAAGTAAAGGAATACCTGGTAGCTTCAGGTTTTGAGGAAGTCCGGACTTTTGACCTGAAAGAGGTCCGGCAGGCTCAGAAAGAGAACATGCCATTAGGCGAACGGGTTGTACGCAATTATCAGTACTATCTCATCTGCGGCCGGAAATAA